GTTTCCAGTATGGAATGCATGTGTTTCCAGTATGGAATGCATGTGTTTCCAGTATGGAATGCATGTGTTTCCAGTATGGAATGCATGTGTTTTCACTATGAAATTTATGTGTTACTAGTATGGAATGCATGTGTTTTCAGTATTCAACTGACACTTTTTAGCTCTACATTGAAATGTGCTTTTTGTCAGGTCCATTTTGTGCACAAAAGAAATGATTTTGCCTCAGTCACTAAAGCCGCTAAAAGTGGAGATGATGACGCGATAGCTGCTGTTGGATTTTTCTTTGTTGTAAGTATTGAGCTAGATAATGTTGCCCAGGCTTATAATTTTGAGAGTTGCATACTTTGTTATCTAAAGAAGACAACCCTCAATTACTACAATTTTTGTGGTAGATTCAACCTGAAGATAACCCTGCACTGGAcaccatgatacaaggcattcAGCAACTAAGAACTGATAGAAGTTATGAAAGTAAGAGGACTTAATTTCACAGGGAATATAAATTATTGGTTTCACTAAACTACGTAGCACGTAGCTAAGCTGACAACGATTTTTTCTCATTACCAAGCAGAAACCAGTTTACTCCCAAATTCAGAATCTAAACACTATGAGCTTTTTTGAACAATGTTATAGAACTGCGATATTTTAGTtcttattttctttttaaaaatgttctaaaaatgtttaaaaatagaaacttcCTCGGATCAGTTTAGCCAGTGATGGTAGCGTGATGCAAGAATACATGCTTGCGTGTTAGATTTGTCATGCGACAGATCTTGGACTTTCCAAATACCGTACTAGTGACACTAAAATTCATAACCGTTAGTTGTCAATTCTGTTAGTCAATAGCTATCGTTATcatcactgttattattttatagaaGCTAACTACCAACTTAATGCCCTGACGGACTTCACAGAAGCTTCTATGAACGGCAACTTTTATCGCTATTATGGAGGGTTGACAACCCCAGGTTGTAATCAAGTTGTGAAATGGACTGTGTTTGAGACCCCTATTGGTATTTCGGCTGCCCAGGTAATTACGCTGTTACCATTGGTGTATAGGTTTAGTTTTCAACGCAAAGGTGCGAGTTATCTCAAACTAGTGAAAAAATGATTTGATTTATTTGACAGACTACATAccaactactagtaaaagaagCTTGGTATTAGTTCATTAGTTCATTAGTGCATTACTGTTTTAATAAATTAGTGTATTGGTACAGTAGTGTGTTCACACATTAGTGTATTAGCGTACCAGTGTATTTATGCATTAGTGTATTAGTTCATTAGTGTATTTGTGCATTAGTGTATTAGTTCATTAGTGTATTAATGCATTAGTGTATTAGTTCATTAGTGTATTAGTTCATTAATGTGTTTGTGTATTATTGTGTTAGGGTGTTAGTGTATTGATGTATTACTGTATTGGAGTATTAGTGAGTTAATATATTGTTGTATTTGTGCATTGGCGCATTTTTGCATTAGTGTATCACTGCATTACTGTATTTCTGCATTAGTGTTAGTGTATTAGTGCCTTTTGCATTAGTGTATTTCTGCATTAGTGTATTAATGTATTGGTGCATTAGTATGTGAGTGCATGGGTATATTAGTACATTACTGTGTTAGTGTATCAGTGTATTTGTACATTAGTGTATTAATGTATTGATGTATTTATGCATTGGTGTGTTAGCGTATTAGTGAATTAGCTTAGTTAAATTCGAACCTGTAGATTATAACTTGTCAATTTTTTCACGGGTGCCTGCCCTCTCTAAACTTAGCTTTTTGGTCATTACGTTGTCATACTTTGCTATATGACTAGATGCAAACTATCAGAGATGGAGTGTCTAACTCATATGGCACAGAGTACTACCGACCTGTGCAAGCTCTTGGAGCCAGACCTGTCACGCTTTACGATGTCAACTATGAGTCAAGTTGTGATGGTGTAACGTGTGGCGCATCTGCAACACTCTCCTCGGTATCTCTTCTCACAATCTTTTCTTTTCTTTGCAAGTACTTTTAATGTACTACGCCGGATACTCTAACACCAGGAAATATACTCGTGACATTAATTGTAGTTTTCATAATTTCTTGACAAGCCTTAAATTGTTATTTTTCGTATCGCAACTAATGACATTCACAAGCAAACAACTCAATTGAagtttatagattttattatctgcataatatatattaattaatacaaatattatattataagaCAATTGTTTCTTTTGCTGTTCTATCGAATAAACTTCCGCGTAAACTCTTGTCAAACCATATCCACAAGTTGTTTTAAAACACAAATACATGATTAGGAAATGGTGAAGAACTTTGTCCGCACATTTTTGCAAATAAGATTATTGGCAGTcaaaataacagaaaaatgTTTAAGTGGACTCGCTGCTCTTCAAGAGAGTTAGAGATGTTTACTCCTGTTAGATGCTCCACTAGAACCATATGAAGGGTTATTGAATGTCCAGTCaccatcatcatcatttccAGTGTTGGTGAACATGCCATAACCCTCACGCCGTCTCATTAACCTAAATAGGTAGAAATAACACTTAACAGTATTAGCTGTCTTTTTACTACTACATCCAGCATTGATTTAAACTTTGTTCAGATTATTCTTCCACAGGCAGGTCCGCATTCTCATGATTTACTCCAACTGCTTGGATGCAACATTTCATGAGATTCTTGAGAGGCACTCGTTGCTCTTCACTCCCTGCCTCAGGTTTTTGTCTGCATTGTTTTTCTTACCACAAAAGAAATTCGGGGTCAGATGCCCTTTCTGGTACCACCTAGGGAGGCTTGAACCACAGACCTGCCATACGCTAGCCTATAATTATAGTGTTAACCCCTACAGGCCTACACTAGAGCTGAGTTGAGCTACTtacagaaaaaataattttactgtATGTTGTAAGTTTTACCAGCCCTTGTAGGGTAGCTTCTTGTGCGGTTCAAAGGTTGACTGTACACCAATTACGCCTGCTATGACATTTGCATGACCTTCTAGTAAACATTAAAAGTGCCTGAATACAGATTTTGACTGCAATCGCTGCTCAAAATTAGGCTAATGCTGGctaattaaaagaaaagattaGAAGGTAATCTTTCTGCAGCGGGTTATGTACCTGGTAAGCATGAGCAGAATAGGTAGTTGTATCAAAAGATTGGTAGCTCTGTAGTCATTCACACCGTATACAAGGCTCACATCATGTGCGTGTGTCCTAATTATTACCTCGAACAAAGATCAGCTAGAGCTTGGCTTCTATAAAACTTGTTGATTTGCAAAATGTATCAACAAAACTAACGAATTTGTAAAGTTTGTTTTACCAGGAAACCAATTATTTGTGATAGCTGCCTAGATTAACGGTCAGCGTATAAAGAATGCTCCTTTTATAATGTAAAAGCTATTTAGATTTTAGAGTGAGACCATCGTGGGTATAATCCAAGCCGGCTACCGAATAGGTGTGAAAAATATTACTTCGTGTTATTGTCTAATTTTGCTAACAACTTACCGGTTTCTTCTAACCACAAAAAGTATTGCAAGTGCGATGATGATAACAGCAAAGATTACCCCGATAATCGTTCCTGTCACAACTCCTGTCGAGTCATCACCTGCAACACAAGATGAAGTAACCAAGTTAACATGTCATACTTGCGGAGAGCAAAACTGTTTTCTTCAAATGGTTAAAGTTGGAAAATACTATTTGATTTTGTTCTTATTTCTTGGCAGTTTCTAATTGTGACAAGATTATATGACATCCTTTTCTTACAGTTACAACAAATCTTACCAGAAGTATGTTATGTTATGCagaaaattaaaactttaaagATTTGGCAGAAAAAGATATGTTTCTCACCAAAAGCCCTCTTCTTACAACTtgtacaaatttttaattttaaaaaggtaTGAATGACCTTTGACCTTCAATCAATATTCACTTAACTTTAGATATCTCGTATTCATTTAACATCTGGAAACTTTAAACAAACATATATTGAAGGTCAAAGGTTATTAGAGAAAATATGTTTCACCAACAATAATTACCCTGATCTTTTGGATTTTTATGGCCAGGAGACAATGttgtttttgctgatttttcagTTGTAGccttggaagttgaaagaagcCGTGGTGTCGGGGATGATTCTACAGTCGACGATGTATTACTGGTGGGTGCAGGTGTGCTGGCCAACGATGTATTACTGGTGGGTGCAGGTGTGCTGGCCAACTGAGTTGTTGGTAGAGTTGGTTGAGTCAAGTGGCTTGAAGAAGCGGTTGTTGTGTTCATTGGCAAAACATCTGATGTCGTAGGTGATGATAGTGTGGTCATCTCAGGTGTAGACGAATTGCTCGTAGAATTTGAAAAATCACCACTAGTAATCGGCACTGTAGCATTTTCATAAGTTGTAGCGTTGGAATCAAGCGATGTAGTTGTATTCACTACTTCAGAAATATTCGAGTCTGGTATTACTGATGTGGTTGAAATATTAGCTGACAAAACCAGTATGCCTAAAATCACATGTAAGCAATAAACATTAACAGCTAGCACAAGGCCCAAAAATGTGGCATAGAAGACTTGCTTGGTAAACCCTCATACTTGAGAGACTCGATGTGAAACTTTGGCTTGTAAGATGCAGAGTAGGTGACCTAGCAAACATAAGGAAGCAAGTGGAATGTTTGTAAACTGCTCATAAGTTGCTATAAAATATAGACCACTAGTATGAAAGCATTTTCACATAAATCCAGATGAGTACAAAAACAGTCTCATATAACGAGTTGTATGCTCTTgcttgataactactaaaataaACGAGAAGACAAGTCTTAATTTATTAATT
The genomic region above belongs to Watersipora subatra chromosome 1, tzWatSuba1.1, whole genome shotgun sequence and contains:
- the LOC137392790 gene encoding carbonic anhydrase-like, with product MPSLVKALVIISSLIASSFGDSGGNWNYDRDDADDGPSSWGKSFHECNENKNSPINFVTKDAAVREPEPWSLTGWDKATLWTLKDKNYTLEFGLEEVDSIVTSGGDLGTYHVEQFHAHWGSTNQVGSEHQLNGKKFPMEVHFVHKRNDFASVTKAAKSGDDDAIAAVGFFFVIQPEDNPALDTMIQGIQQLRTDRSYEKANYQLNALTDFTEASMNGNFYRYYGGLTTPGCNQVVKWTVFETPIGISAAQMQTIRDGVSNSYGTEYYRPVQALGARPVTLYDVNYESSCDGVTCGASATLSSVSLLTIFSFLCKYF
- the LOC137392799 gene encoding uncharacterized protein, coding for MASSTLSILLSLVAIHGILVLSANISTTSVIPDSNISEVVNTTTSLDSNATTYENATVPITSGDFSNSTSNSSTPEMTTLSSPTTSDVLPMNTTTASSSHLTQPTLPTTQLASTPAPTSNTSLASTPAPTSNTSSTVESSPTPRLLSTSKATTEKSAKTTLSPGHKNPKDQGDDSTGVVTGTIIGVIFAVIIIALAILFVVRRNRLMRRREGYGMFTNTGNDDDGDWTFNNPSYGSSGASNRSKHL